Proteins encoded together in one Candidatus Kaiserbacteria bacterium window:
- a CDS encoding PaaI family thioesterase, with protein MKETPNTPTEDAERPRQSMTMMELAEKDQRVPLIDYINHTKERYKNEGVTVDNFRYFPATDTEPSKVEITFTPARDQEGHHGISHGGISTFMIDSSAGAFAMSVGKPNQVAITNEHLNIKFPGFVRTGVPVRVVSRKATDVELKEEEDKGLILDKRQTFVHTDVIQDGEVVTSGKTVCSSIPNRALK; from the coding sequence ATGAAAGAAACACCTAATACACCAACAGAAGACGCCGAAAGACCTCGTCAATCTATGACGATGATGGAGCTTGCTGAAAAAGACCAGAGAGTTCCTCTTATAGATTACATAAATCACACTAAAGAACGGTATAAAAACGAAGGTGTTACTGTCGACAATTTTCGCTATTTCCCTGCAACAGATACCGAGCCAAGCAAAGTTGAAATAACTTTTACACCTGCTCGAGACCAAGAAGGGCATCATGGCATATCACATGGTGGCATCTCAACTTTTATGATTGATTCAAGTGCTGGTGCCTTTGCAATGAGTGTAGGGAAGCCTAATCAGGTAGCAATTACCAATGAACATCTAAATATTAAATTTCCAGGGTTTGTACGTACAGGCGTGCCAGTACGAGTAGTCTCACGCAAGGCAACCGATGTAGAGCTAAAAGAAGAAGAAGATAAAGGTCTTATATTAGACAAGCGACAAACTTTCGTTCATACAGATGTCATACAAGATGGTGAGGTGGTCACTTCAGGTAAAACGGTATGCAGCAGTATTCCTAATAGGGCATTAAAGTAA